One genomic window of Leptospira johnsonii includes the following:
- the htpX gene encoding protease HtpX, which translates to MALFRRFGLFALTNIAVIFTIGLILRLTGLDVYLAKSGVPYATTLLFAAIWGMGGAFISLLLSKFMVKASMGVQVIDPRNASGWQRDLLTRVQRLASAAGLPMPEVGYYESPEINAFATGPSRNSALVAVSTGLLNGMDSEELDGVLGHELSHVANGDMVTMTLVQGVINSFVIFFSWIVSKVIVSQLNRNDERGSSGGFFMEFMIRQLLMVVFGLLGSIVVAYVSRAREFRADAGGAKLAGRSSMISALERLKVAFSRDPIDQRGETIAALKISNRAGGLASLFATHPPLEERIAALRAKAY; encoded by the coding sequence ATGGCGCTTTTTCGTAGATTTGGATTATTCGCGCTTACCAATATCGCGGTAATTTTCACGATCGGATTGATTTTAAGACTTACCGGGCTGGATGTTTATTTAGCTAAGTCCGGAGTACCTTACGCAACTACCCTTCTGTTTGCTGCAATCTGGGGTATGGGAGGAGCATTCATTTCTTTGCTGCTTTCCAAGTTTATGGTAAAGGCCTCCATGGGAGTCCAAGTCATCGATCCTAGAAACGCATCCGGATGGCAAAGAGATCTTTTAACTAGAGTGCAAAGATTGGCCTCGGCTGCGGGACTTCCTATGCCTGAAGTCGGATATTACGAATCTCCCGAGATCAACGCATTCGCTACAGGACCTAGCAGAAACAGCGCTTTAGTCGCCGTATCCACCGGACTTTTGAACGGAATGGATAGCGAAGAATTGGATGGAGTTCTAGGACATGAACTTTCTCACGTTGCCAATGGAGACATGGTGACCATGACTTTGGTACAGGGAGTGATCAACTCGTTCGTGATCTTCTTCTCTTGGATCGTAAGCAAAGTGATCGTTTCTCAATTGAATCGTAACGATGAGAGAGGATCCAGCGGTGGATTCTTCATGGAGTTCATGATCAGACAACTGCTTATGGTAGTTTTCGGACTTTTAGGTTCCATAGTAGTGGCTTATGTTTCCAGAGCCAGAGAGTTCCGCGCCGACGCAGGTGGAGCAAAATTGGCGGGAAGATCTAGCATGATCTCCGCTTTGGAAAGATTGAAAGTTGCTTTCTCAAGGGATCCAATCGATCAAAGAGGAGAAACCATCGCCGCTTTGAAAATTTCCAATAGAGCCGGAGGACTTGCTTCCTTATTTGCGACTCACCCTCCTCTAGAAGAAAGAATTGCCGCTCTTAGAGCAAAAGCATACTAA